One window of the Mycobacterium sp. SVM_VP21 genome contains the following:
- a CDS encoding SDR family oxidoreductase — translation MTGLLNGKVVVISGVGPGLGSTMANRFAAEGADLVLVARSADRLEEVAKQVRAAGRRALVVPADITEDDQVAHLVDAASAEFDHIDVLINNAFRVPSMKPLAQTTFQHIRDAIELSGLGALRLTQGFTPALAAAGGSIVNLNSMVIRHSQPKYGAYKMAKAALLAMSQSLASELGEQGIRVNSVAPGYIWGDTLQSYFAHQAGKYGTTVEQIYAATAANSDLRRLPTEDEVASAVLFLASDLASGISGQVIDVNCGEYHN, via the coding sequence ATGACCGGATTGCTCAACGGCAAAGTCGTTGTGATCAGCGGGGTCGGGCCGGGGCTCGGCAGCACGATGGCCAATCGGTTCGCGGCCGAGGGCGCCGACCTGGTGCTGGTCGCGCGCAGCGCCGATCGCCTCGAAGAGGTGGCCAAGCAGGTCAGGGCCGCCGGGCGTCGCGCCCTGGTGGTCCCGGCCGACATCACCGAGGACGACCAGGTAGCGCACCTGGTGGACGCGGCCTCGGCCGAGTTCGACCACATCGACGTGTTGATCAACAACGCCTTCCGGGTGCCGTCGATGAAGCCATTGGCGCAGACCACGTTTCAGCATATCCGCGACGCCATCGAGCTCAGCGGGCTTGGCGCGCTGCGCCTGACCCAGGGCTTCACGCCGGCTCTGGCAGCGGCAGGAGGCTCGATCGTCAACCTGAACTCGATGGTGATCCGGCACTCGCAGCCCAAGTACGGCGCCTACAAGATGGCCAAGGCCGCCCTGCTGGCGATGTCGCAGTCGTTGGCGTCCGAACTGGGCGAGCAGGGTATCCGGGTCAACTCCGTTGCTCCCGGATACATCTGGGGCGACACCCTGCAGAGCTACTTCGCCCACCAGGCCGGTAAGTACGGCACCACCGTCGAGCAGATCTATGCGGCCACCGCCGCCAACTCCGACCTGAGGCGGCTGCCGACCGAGGACGAGGTGGCGTCGGCGGTGCTGTTTTTGGCCAGCGATCTGGCCAGCGGCATCAGCGGCCAGGTTATCGACGTCAACTGCGGGGAGTACCACAACTGA
- a CDS encoding sulfotransferase, with amino-acid sequence MTARTNVGTVEDLHASATKMVGLDDFGPDDDNYREALGVLLDSYQTEADLTELGSKMNRFFLRGALVARLLSQAGWNANPEYTQVGIERPIFVTGLPRTGTTALHRLLGADPAHQGLEMWLAEFPQPRPPRETWDSNPVYQQMAAQFARHHDENPDYTGLHFMTADGLEECWQLLRQSLHSVSYETLAHLPSYSRWLSERDWVPSYQRHRRNLQLIGLNDPGKRWVLKNPSHLFALDAIMAVYPDALIVQCHRPAETILASMCSLARHTTEGQSNTFVGARIGADEMETWARGLELFNSQRAQYNQAQFCDIDYKEFVADPLATAASIYERFGLPLSDEARQAMADDYAASKTGPRAPKHEYSLADYGLTAEAVRERFAGL; translated from the coding sequence ATGACGGCTCGTACCAACGTCGGCACCGTCGAGGATCTGCACGCCTCGGCCACCAAGATGGTGGGTCTGGACGACTTCGGTCCCGACGACGACAACTACCGCGAAGCGCTCGGCGTGCTGCTGGACTCGTATCAGACCGAGGCCGACCTCACCGAGCTGGGCAGCAAGATGAATCGGTTCTTCCTGCGTGGTGCGCTGGTGGCCCGGTTGCTGTCGCAGGCCGGCTGGAATGCGAACCCTGAGTACACCCAGGTCGGTATCGAGCGGCCGATCTTCGTGACCGGTTTGCCCCGCACCGGAACCACCGCGCTGCACCGGCTACTGGGCGCCGACCCGGCGCACCAGGGCTTGGAGATGTGGCTGGCCGAGTTCCCGCAGCCGCGGCCGCCACGCGAAACCTGGGACAGCAACCCGGTTTACCAGCAGATGGCCGCCCAGTTCGCGCGGCACCATGACGAGAACCCGGACTACACCGGGCTGCACTTCATGACCGCCGACGGATTGGAAGAGTGCTGGCAGCTGCTGCGCCAGTCGCTGCACTCCGTGTCATATGAGACGCTGGCGCACCTGCCGAGCTATTCGCGCTGGCTCTCCGAACGGGACTGGGTCCCGTCGTACCAGCGGCACCGCCGCAACCTGCAACTGATCGGGCTCAACGACCCCGGCAAGCGGTGGGTGCTCAAGAACCCCAGTCACCTGTTCGCGCTGGACGCGATCATGGCGGTCTATCCCGACGCGCTCATCGTGCAGTGCCACCGGCCGGCCGAAACCATCCTGGCGTCGATGTGTTCGCTGGCTCGGCACACCACCGAAGGTCAGTCGAACACCTTCGTCGGTGCGCGGATCGGCGCCGACGAGATGGAGACCTGGGCTCGCGGGTTGGAGCTGTTCAACAGCCAACGCGCCCAATATAACCAGGCTCAGTTCTGCGACATCGATTACAAGGAGTTCGTCGCCGACCCGCTGGCCACCGCCGCGAGCATCTACGAACGCTTCGGCCTACCGCTGTCCGATGAGGCGCGTCAGGCCATGGCCGACGACTATGCCGCAAGCAAGACCGGCCCGCGCGCGCCGAAGCACGAATACTCACTGGCCGACTATGGGTTGACCGCCGAGGCGGTCCGGGAGCGCTTCGCCGGCCTGTGA
- a CDS encoding aromatic ring-hydroxylating dioxygenase subunit alpha, which translates to MSTDNAEVGVRHIDTGTLPDRYARGWHCLGPVKDFQDGKPHSIHAFGAKLVVFADSRGEVHVLDAYCRHMGGDLSRGEIKGDEVACPFHDWRWGGDGRCKLVPYSKRTPRVARTQSFPTDVRGGLLFMYNDPEGNPPPDEVRIPEIPEWSSGEWTDWRWNSMVIDSNCRDIIDNVTDFAHFFYIHYGLPTSFKNVFEGHIASQYLHNVGRSDVPGLGTSYGGSELDSEASYFGPSFMINWLHNSYGGFKAESILINCHYPISQDQFRLMWGVIVQKPKGLDDATTEKIADAMTDGVSKGFLQDVEIWTHKSRIENPLLVEEDGAVYQLRRWYSQFYVDAADVTAEMTDRFEIEIDATVANEKWNAEVAENLRVQEEAKALKASETVNAE; encoded by the coding sequence GTGAGCACTGACAACGCCGAGGTCGGCGTCCGCCACATCGATACCGGGACGCTGCCGGACCGCTATGCGCGTGGCTGGCACTGCCTGGGCCCGGTGAAGGACTTCCAGGACGGCAAGCCGCACTCCATTCACGCGTTCGGCGCCAAGCTGGTGGTTTTCGCCGACTCGCGGGGTGAGGTGCACGTGCTCGACGCCTACTGCCGCCACATGGGCGGGGACCTGAGCCGCGGTGAGATCAAGGGCGACGAGGTCGCCTGCCCGTTCCATGACTGGCGCTGGGGCGGCGACGGGCGTTGCAAGCTGGTGCCCTACTCCAAGCGGACTCCGCGCGTTGCGCGCACCCAGTCCTTCCCGACCGACGTGCGCGGCGGGCTGCTGTTCATGTACAACGACCCGGAGGGCAATCCGCCGCCGGACGAGGTGCGGATCCCGGAGATCCCGGAGTGGTCCAGCGGTGAGTGGACCGACTGGCGCTGGAACTCGATGGTGATCGACTCCAACTGCCGCGACATCATCGACAACGTCACCGACTTCGCGCACTTCTTCTACATCCACTACGGGCTGCCCACGTCGTTCAAGAACGTGTTCGAGGGCCACATCGCCTCGCAGTACCTGCACAATGTCGGGCGTTCCGACGTTCCCGGCCTGGGCACCAGCTACGGCGGTTCGGAATTGGACTCCGAGGCCTCCTACTTCGGCCCGTCGTTCATGATCAACTGGCTGCACAACAGCTACGGCGGTTTCAAGGCCGAGTCGATCCTGATCAACTGCCACTACCCCATCAGCCAGGACCAGTTCCGGCTGATGTGGGGCGTCATCGTGCAGAAGCCCAAGGGCCTCGACGACGCGACGACCGAGAAGATCGCCGACGCCATGACCGACGGCGTCAGCAAGGGCTTCCTGCAGGACGTCGAGATCTGGACGCACAAGAGCCGGATCGAGAACCCGCTGCTGGTCGAAGAAGACGGAGCGGTCTACCAGCTGCGCCGCTGGTACTCACAGTTCTACGTCGACGCTGCCGACGTCACCGCGGAGATGACCGATCGCTTCGAGATCGAGATCGACGCCACAGTGGCCAACGAGAAGTGGAACGCGGAGGTCGCCGAGAACCTGCGGGTGCAGGAAGAAGCGAAGGCCCTAAAGGCCTCAGAAACCGTTAACGCAGAGTAG